The following coding sequences are from one Eucalyptus grandis isolate ANBG69807.140 chromosome 11, ASM1654582v1, whole genome shotgun sequence window:
- the LOC104425157 gene encoding membrane-associated progesterone-binding protein 4 — protein MTTPTPTTEQENRRPEPAVGTRRPGAAASAGGNTSVPKCAWVGITAVSVALVALLIKIYPTPFSSSQQRLFTVEELASYNATDDALPILLGILGSVFDVTKGKSHYGVGGGYHHFAGRDASRAFVSGNFTGDGLTDSLRGLSSSEVKSVVDWRDFYFRSYTYVGKLVGRYYDSQGNPTKYLKGVEAKAARGAQLLEKQKKEEAKQPSCNSRWSQDEGGQVWCDVGFPRLVQRPQEIALTGTMSKRCACFTEDQLHNPGLEVYQGCDYLAKTCQV, from the exons atGACGACACCAACCCCAACAACCGAGCAGGAGAACCGCCGGCCCGAGCCTGCCGTCGGTACGAGGAGACCGGGAGCCGCCGCGAGCGCCGGAGGGAACACGTCGGTGCCCAAGTGCGCTTGGGTGGGGATCACCGCCGTTTCGGTCGCTCTCGTCGCCCTCCTCATCAAGATTTACCCGACTCCATTCTCCTCCTCTCAGCAG aGGCTGTTCACGGTTGAAGAACTAGCTTCGTATAATGCGACTGATGATGCTTTGCCTATTCTTCTAGGAATTTTGGg TTCAGTGTTTGACGTAACAAAGGGAAAGTCACATTATGGTGTGGGAGGAGGCTACCATCATTTTGCTGGAAG AGACGCCTCCCGAGCATTTGTTTCAGGAAACTTTACAG GAGACGGACTCACAGACTCCCTGCGTGGCCTTTCCAGCTCTGAG GTGAAGAGTGTAGTTGATTGGAGGGACTTCTATTTCAGAAGTTACAC ATATGTTGGCAAGTTAGTCGGCCGTTATTATGACAGCCAAGGGAACCccacaaaatatttgaaaggagTTGAAGCTAAGGCCGCTAGAGGTGCACAATTATTGGAAaagcagaagaaagaagaagctaaACAGCCTAGTTGCAATTCCAGATGGAGTCAGGACGAGGGAGGACAG GTTTGGTGTGATGTTGGCTTCCCGAGATTGGTACAGAGACCTCAAGAAATTGCTTTGACAGGGACGATGAGCAAGCGTTGCGCCTGCTTTACAGAGGACCAGCTACACAATCCAGGGTTGGAAGTATATCAAGGATGTGACTACCTCGCTAAGACCTGCCAGGTCTGA
- the LOC104425158 gene encoding cold shock protein 1, with the protein MKRELRQTIVLDDGDDADYDFLSQVAEAEARALSSKATAKRAKPAAAAAAAPAARAPADAGQAKPQVKGAYLAALRGDDASGLWREQQGKFAGAGSRLKVVAADGAKVGGDRLGLGGGGGGDNACFKCGKLGHWARDCDSAPVAGGAQSGAQSSEPQKTCPCGLGDCLVLTANTEKNRGRKFYKCPVREENGGCGFFEWCDNASGATHTPNMSFDSHRNSQYADLLCPCGAGSCLILTAKTGKNVGQQFYRCPANQGCGYFKWCNDHMAAASLPASAVKVNNSFHDSGSKSYGTSGSSCFKCGEEGHWAKDCSLPARGKEGHWAKDCSLPALDYSSASSGSGKLSTPGSCYKCGKAGHWAKDCLPPRYVGGKALTSWQRQ; encoded by the exons ATGAAGAGAGAGCTCCGGCAGACCATCGTCCTCGACGACGGAGACGACGCCGATTACGACTTCCTCTCCCAGGTCGCCGAGGCCGAGGCCCGCGCTCTCTCCTCGAAAGCCACCGCCAAGCGCGCcaagcccgccgccgccgccgccgccgcccccgctgCTCGCGCTCCCGCCGATGCCGGACAAGCCAAGCCGCAAGTTAAAGGAGCGTACCTCGCTGCTCTGAGAGGGGACGATGCCTCCGGCCTGTGGCGCGAGCAGCAGGGCAAGTTCGCCGGCGCGGGAAGCCGGCTCAAGGTCGTCGCGGCCGATGGCGCTAAAGTTGGCGGCGATCGGTTAgggctcggcggcggcggcggcggggataACGCGTGCTTCAAGTGCGGTAAGTTAGGGCACTGGGCGCGGGATTGCGACAGTGCTCCGGTTGCAGGAGGGGCGCAATCAGGGGCGCAATCGAGCGAGCCTCAGAAGACGTGCCCCTGCGGGTTGGGCGATTGCTTGGTTCTCACCGCGAATACGGAGAAGAACAGGGGCAGGAAGTTCTACAAGTGTCCTGTGAGAGAG GAAAACGGGGGATGTGGTTTCTTCGAGTGGTGCGATAATGCTTCTGGAGCAACCCACACGCCTAATATGTCTTTCGATAGTCACAGAAATTCTCAATATGCAGATCTTTTATGCCCATGTGGGGCTGGGTCTTGCTTAATCTTAACCGCAAAAACGGGGAAAAATGTGGGGCAGCAATTCTATCGGTGTCCTGCAAATCAG GGCTGTGGTTACTTCAAATGGTGCAATGACCATATGGCAGCAGCTAGTCTTCCAGCAAGTGCCGTTAAGGTCAATAACAGCTTCCATGACTCGGGCAGCAAAAGCTATGGCACAAGTGGATCATCCTGTTTCAAATGTGGCGAGGAGGGACATTGGGCGAAGGACTGCTCTTTGCCTGCACGTGGCAAGGAGGGACATTGGGCGAAAGACTGCTCTTTGCCTGCACTTGACTATTCTTCCGCTTCAAGTGGAAGTGGAAAGTTATCCACACCTGGTTCTTGTTACAAGTGCGGCAAGGCAGGGCACTGGGCAAAAGATTGCCTTCCTCCTAGATATGTTGGGGGGAAGGCACTAACATCGTGGCAGAGGCAGTAG